The genomic window taaaaccagatttgaatggaCTAGTTAGGAAGGAGGAAAACaaccaatcaatgagcatttattaagcttactTGTGCTGGGCACTGGGTTCAgtttaagaaaggcaaaaagaggggcagctgggtggctcagtggattggagtcaggcctagaacccaaaggtcctaaattcaaatctagcctcagacacttcctagctgggtgaccctgggtaagccacttaacccccattgcctaacccttactgctcttccgccttagaaccaacgcacagtattgactccaagatggaagggaaagaaagaaagaaagaaagaaagaaagaaagaaagaaagaaagaaagaaagaaagaaagaaagaaagaaagaaagaaagaaagaaagaaagaaagaaagaaagaaagaaagaaagaaagaaagaaagaaagaaagaaagaaagaaagaaagaaagaaagaaagaaagaaaggaaggaaggaaggaaggaaggaaggaaggaaggaaggaaggaaggaaggaaggaaggaaggaaggaaggaaggaaggaaggaaggaagggaggaagggagggaggaaggaacgagggagggaggagggaggagggagggagggagggaggaaggaagggagaaaggaagggaggaagggagggagggagggaggaaggaagggaggaagggaggaaggaaggaaggaagggaggaaggaaggaagggagggaggaaggaaggaaggaagggaggaagaaagaaagaaaggaaggaaggaagaaaggaaggaaggaagggaggaaggaaggaagggagggaggaaggaaggaaggaagggaggaagaaagaaagaaaggaaggaaggaagaaaggaaggaaggaaggaaggaaggaaggaagggaaaaaatagttcctgccctcaaggagcttatcctCCACTGAGAGAGACAAAAAATCCACACAGGCATAACTGGTTTTATTGAACTCTCCAGATAGTgcttttttacaaattgaaggtttcTGACAACCCTACAGAGAGCTAGTAAATCTATGGGACCCATTTTTCCAGGAGTATGAGCTCACACTGtatcacattttggtaattcttacAGTAGTAACTTTCCCCCTATTATAATGTTATGGTGATCTGTGATCAGCGACATTGATGTCACTATTGTGGTTGTTTTGGGGTCCCATGCCCATATGAGACTCTgaacttaattgataaatgtgTGTGTTCTGTCTGCTCTACCGTCCGGctgtccctcttccctctccttgaaCGTCCCTATTCCTGAGACACAACAACATTGACATTAGGTCAGTTAATAACCGTTCCACGGCTTTTAAGGGTTTTGAGTGAAAGGAGAAGTCAATCAATGGGGCAAACTTCATTGCTGTCTTATTTGAAGAAAGTGCCACGGCCACCCCAACCATCAACAACCCCTACCCTGATCAGTGGGCAGCCATCATCAACATGGAAGCCAGACCCTCCATCAGCAAAAAGATTGCCACTCACTAAAGGCTCAGGCAATGGTTAacatttttagcaataaaatatctttttaattcaGGCATGCACATTGTGCTTCTCGACATAATAGTCTTGCACACTTAATAGGCTGTAAACATAACTTTCATATGCAGTGGGAAACCCtacaatattcactttatttcggTGGTCTGGAACCAAGCCTGCAAGATCTCTGAGATATAATCAGAGAGGATAAAGGGTCACTGGGAGGATTAGAGAAGGCTCTCTTCCTCTTGCACaacccttcccctctctccatctTGGATAGACTGAAGGATTAATTTTCCTAAGTCTCAAAAACACCTTTTCCTCCTCAAACAATTTCAATGGCTCTCACTGTGTCGAGGAGAAAACGCAGGCCTCGTCGTGGCATTCAAGGATCTCCATGAGCTGATTACAGTTGGCGCAGAggccatctccttctccataATAGAatatttgcttcatttttgtctcagAGTCCTGGATTTTGTCTTAGATTCTGAGATTTTGCTTCGTCTCTAGCACAGTGCATGACACAGAGAAGACACTTAATTAAGGCTTGCTGGTTGGTTGATTTATTTTAAGCTTTAGTTTTGACCCTCTCTAATTCAGATCCTGAGTTTCAGCCTAAACTGGCTTACTCATTGCTCCTCAGCAGGGCTCACAGCCTGGGAGGATTGCTTTCAAAGGGCTAGGGACAGCTCTCCTGGGAAGCCTGGGGTAGTCCCTCCCTCTCCTACCCCAAAGCTTCAGCTTGGGGACAAGAAGGTAGGAGGTCTTGTGTGGAGGCAGGGAGGAGCATGGCATTGCAGTTGATGGAGTGGGGAAAGAGGGTACTGAGAAGCTCCTTAAGCCTGGTCTGGGGCCCAGGACCTCTGCACTGATCTGAATAAGGGGAAAGGTGTGCTGGGGATTAGGAAGGATCCCATTGGGGTTGGGGAGAATTTTCTACAAAAGAGGAGGAACTGTGTAATTATAGACCATTGCAGCTAGGCAGGCCCTTGGAACAtaagatgtcagagctgggagagaccttagaacagagaatgtcagagctgggagagaccttagaacagagaatgtcagagctgggagagtccttagagcagagaatgtcagagctgggagagtccttagaacagagaatgtcagagctgggagagaccttagaacagagaatgtcagagctgggagagaccttagaacagagaatgtcagagctgggagacaccttagaacagagaatgtcagagctgggagagactttagaacagagaatgtcagagctgggagagaccttagaacagagaatgtcagagctgggagacaccttagaacagagaatgtcagagctgggagagaccttagaacagggaatgtcagagctgggagagaccttagagcagagaatgtcagaactgggagagaccttagaacagagaatgtcagagctgggagagtccttagaacagggaatgtcagagctgggagagtccttagaacagagaatgtcagagctgggaaggaccttagaacccagaatgtcagagctgggaaggaccttagaacagagaatgtcagagctgggagagaccttagaacagagaatgtcagagctgggagagaccttagaacagagactgtcagagctgggtgGGGGGGTGGTACCTTAAAGACCATCCAATTCAACTTGCTCACTTTCCACATGAGActcagagaggaaatgactgCCCTAATGTCACATAATAACCTATTGGCAGAGGATGACCTCCAGCCCAGTTCTCCTGACTGTTGTTCTACCATTTGACTTGCTCCCTCCCAAAAGAAACGACATCCTTTATCCTAATCTTTCAATGGAAAGTCTAATAAACTAAACTCTGCTCAGGCGTAAATGATTGATAATGGCTTCATAGACTTTATTCCCTTTTTTCCAGCTAACACTTAATCAGGATTCTCCAATGTCTTGCTTACTCTTGGGATTTCTTGTGAAAAGGAGAAAGATTCAAGGTGGGGTGGGATAGGAAGGTTTCTCAAATCAGGGTACCAATAGCCATCATCCCAGGATGAGAGTAGGGTGTGAATGGCTGACCCTCATCTATTCCTGTGGCTGGATACACAACAGAGCATACATGTCCTAAGCAGTAGAGGCAAGGGGCCCTTGCTGCAGTGTGGGCACAACATGTCACAGCCAGTGGGGAGGGAGAATCTGCTAGGTATCATTGGAAAGAGTGAGATACTTGGAGTagtgacctgagttcaaatcctatcttagaCCCTTAGTTGTTGTGTGACCCAAGGAGAACCACCCtttttttcagtctcagtttctcatctgtaaaaggggataaAATCATGCCAATCTAACAGGTTGTTGTAagatgttttgcaaaccttactGTGGTCTGTAAATGCTGATTATCACTCAGTGTAATACAGCACAAAGTTCACAGACTTGGACCATTTGGACACTTTGGTTTCCTtctcttgagtctcagtttcttcatttataaaattaggatGTGGgttggtgtggtgtggtgtggagCTGCAGATGCTCTCTATGGCCCCTCCTAGCTCCAGACTCCTAAATTGTATTATTCTCTGTCCTAAGGTGCCTTCCTCCCCCGGCCCCCATTTGTGATTCTGTGACATCCCGTATTCCTGCTGGTTCCTGTGGCTTCCCCTGGGCTTTTTGGGCCCATCCTAGACAGAACCTGGGCTTGGGCCACCCTCATAGCTGTGCTAAGGGGCTGATGACACCTTTGTGTGTAGATCTACTTTGGCCAGCAGGTGGCGGCCACCGCCCACAAAGGTATGCGTTTTGCCACCAGTTTGGGACTTTCCAGGACATCCTCCCTCCCCATTTTGAGCTCTGCACCCCACCCTCCACCCCTGCCCCCATCTCCTGCCCCACTTCAGTTTGGAGTCAGGACATAGCGGGAGAAATGAGGAACCTTCTAGAGATGACGGAGAGGACTTGGGGCGAGAGGAAGGGGTGAGGGAGGCTTGGTGAGGGGCCAAGAGCGAGGGAAAGCTAAGGGGGAAAAGGAGTGAGAGgccagagaaggagaagggacagCTGACGTCCCCTCTGCCCTTCCTCAGAATATTCCcccagaatgctctccacctccagccGAAGAACTGtcggagttgtctttcacatcggTGCACTTACGGTTTTACTCTGGGGTTTGGGTCACGTCTGACTTGGCTCTTACATCCCGGACCAATAGGGAAGTaaattttgcatgacaataaaataggatttaaaaaaagattccccCAGCCTCCTGGGTCTCATCCTCCCACCTTAATCCCCTTTATCCTTGCCCACCTCCCCGCCCCCTCCTGTCCAGTCCATCCCCACCCTTCCTCTCTCGATCTACACTCCCTAGTCCCTTCCCTACACACCCATATCCTCCTCTCCATTTTCCTAACCCATATACGCTCTTCTGACACTTCACCTCGCTAGTCTTGTCTCTGGTCCAATTCCCCAAAGCTCATCTTCCTTCATTTCTACTCTTCCTCTCCTGGTTGCCCTTTTCCCGGCATGCCTCCCCAGGCTGTTTTCATCCCTCTggctcttttcccttcttcaagTCCGTGCCCTCTTATCCCCTCCCAACTCTTCCTAACCCACATTCCCGACATTCCAGTCTCATTCTTCCAGCCCCAATGACCCCTCTTCTCACACTTTTGACCCCATCCTCATTTTCCTAGCCCTAATTCCACTCTAGCCCAGCCCggaaggaaaataggaagaagACGGAAAGAAGCAAATTTCATGGTTTATTCAATATAACCTTGGTGCAAGTGGCTACATGCTGTCCTGAGGAGACCAGGAAACCTCGCTCCCCTCAGCACTGGGAGTGCAGGGGTGGGTAGGGGGTCTTGGAAGGAATGACCGGATGGGCTCAGAGCTACAGAGGAGAGGGACAATGTCTGACCTACCAGGGAGACCGGATTCAGAAGGGAAGACATTTCAGGGATACCCTAGCTCTGGAAAGGAGCTTCTTCAGAGTTGGGAGAGCCAAGCAGAGGAGTAGACAGGCTTAGGCAACGAGGGTGGCTTTGGGCACTCCTGCTCCTGTTGACATTGCTTGCTTTGATGGCTCTGGAGTGGGGCAGAAGGAAGCTGCTGTGGGATTAGGGGCTTAAGGGCAGAGAGAGCTTTCTGGATCCATGAACAGGAAAGGGTCTTAGGAGATCCATCACCTGGcccatcccctccttccttcaAGTCATCAAGGGATCATTCTTGCATTTTACTGAAAGGGCAGGAGAATTGTATTCAAGTGTGGATGCCATGTGGGAAAGGGCTCTGACACTGGTACTGTAGCTTCTGGCAAGTTGTTACCTCTATTCTAGCCTTAATTTCCCCATCTGACAAGTGAGGCTCATGACCCTTTTGCTCTCTACCTCATGGGTTGTTTGTGAAAACAATGCTTTGGGAAGTCCCTAAAGTGCTAGAAAAAATAGATGCTGttgttgttaagtgacttgcccaagaggtAGATAAATTGGCTTAGGCAGAGCACTGGGTGTGGATTTTGCATCAGACTTATCCAGGCTGTGCAGCTCTGAACAAGTTACTAAACTTCTCTGAGTTTTAtttgttccctcatctgtaaaatcaaggcaTTGTACAAAATGACTCCTGAGGTTCCTTGCAGCTCTATAGGTATAATCCCATGTAAGTAGGAAGTAATAGAAGGGTCCAAGCTGAAAGGCTGGCCTTTGCTGGCTAGCCCAAGCTTCTCTACCCTAGGGCCCCAAATTCAGTTGGAAGGGAAGAGTAGAAAGCCACTGAAGACACTGTCTGCGTCATTCCCACTGTAGATCCTGCTACCCCTCTGGAGATCCTTTTCGATCCACACCTGATCACCCTCTATGAGCTTCAGCACTATGCCACCAGAGTTGACCTGATAGATTCCCTTACTGTTGCTGTCGCAGAAGCCCAAGGAGCGCTTGGTCTGGCCTCCATTGGAGGACACGATGTAGAGGCAAAGGTCCCCATTGGACACCACATGGAAGGTAAAGTAGTAGTAGCCGGGAAAATTGCAGATAAACTTGCCCGTGTGGCTCTGGTAGCAGTCTTCCTGGTTGGTGATGATGTTGTTGAATATGACCACGTTCCCATTCTCCTGTGGGTTCTTCCGGACTGCCGAGAAGGCTGGTTTGATCTGGTTTTGAATTCTTCCCATCTCTCCCTTGGAACCCTTCTCTCCAGGGCTTCCTTGGGGTCCTTGGGGACCAGGGGGACCTCCAAAACCTCTATTTCCAGGTTTTCCGGGAAAACCAGGTTCACCCTCATCCCCCTTGAGGCCACGGATCCCAGTCCTTACTCCTGGTGCCCCTGTTATGGAAGAGAACTCAGTGACTGAGTGCATGAGTAGCCTGGGGATAGTCTGAACACCAGAAATCCCAGATTAGTTGAAGCAACTTTGGAGGGACCTTGAGGGCTTTGCCCTAAGATGGTACATGGTCTTTGTATGGGTAAAACCGAGCACCTAGGTGAAGACCCACAAGCCTTAGAAAGCAGGCTGTAAGAATAAAGGGTTAGAGCTGGGAGCAGCCTTAGATCATACAATGTCAGAGCGAGGAGGTCCTTATGCAGACAGACTGTCAGATCTGGAAGGagacttagaacatggaatgtcagatcTAGGAGAAGCTTTAGAATGTCAGAGCGAGGAGGGTCCTTATACAGACTGTCAGATgtggaaagagccttagaacacagaatatcagagctagaagaagccttagaacatggaatgtcagagctagaagaagccttagaacatggaatatgatgttctggGAGAAGCTTTAGAACATACAATGTCAGATCAAGGAGGGTTCTTATGCAGACAGACtgtcagatctggaaggaaccttagaacatggaatgtcagagctaggagaagccttagaacatggaatgtcagagctaggagaagccttagaacatggaatgtcagagctagaagtggccttagaatatagaatgttaaaacCTAGAATATTGGTGATGGAAGAGACTTTAGGAAAGGGAATGCCAGAACTGGAAGGAAGCTTAAAGATTATCCAGTCTCActttcctcactttacagatgaggaatctcagaccaagagaaagaaagtgacttgcttaagatcataCAGCTGGCCAGCAGCCAAGCTAGTACTAAAACCACATGCCAACATTTTTCTCACTTCCTAGAACTGCTTTGGTGAATCTGTCCTGGGGGTGAAGGAGAGAAAGACTGTCTTCTTTTCACTGTTAGAACTGGTTTGCTTAGCAGGTGAGGGGGCAGACTGGCTTATGTTTGTCTGGGAGGTGAGAGTGGATCTTGGAAATCCACAGAACACAAACATCAGGGCAAATTGCCtggtttttgctttgtttcccTCTATTTTGGTGCTGTAAAATGAACCCTGGATTGTAATTGCACCTCTGCcttttactacttgtgtgacctttaacaagtcatttcccttctgacTCCATATGGCCCCTGGAGTTGCTCCTGAGATGAGAGATGGGATTcagaattaaaggaaggagagGTGGAGGCTTGGAACTCTGCTGGGAGAAAGGGCTAAAGGAGAATGGGgtcaagggagaggagagaacattGAGCATGTGGGactcccccacccacccatatTCCCTTTTCCTAagatcctttcctctcctcccaagCCCTGAAGGACAGAGCTCAGGTTGGGCTTAGCAAAGTTGGGGAGCTGAAGGCTTGGTTGTGGATTGTCCCATGCCTCCATTGGTCCTTCCTGCTTGGGTTTGGAGTTTAAGTGACCAGGAaggagcagtgaggtggctcagatagaaaatcaggcctagagtcaggaggtcctgggttcaaatctggcctcagacacttccaagctttgtgaccctgggcaagtcacttcacccctattgcctagcccttacccctcttctgccttggaaccactacacagtattgattctaagatggaaggtgagggtttaaagaagtaaaaaaaagaagcaatcagGAAGATTCCATAGctcatttccttcattaatttttttaaatggggtgGGATGGGAAGAGCAgagagaaactgaagcccagaaacaTACGAAAGACTTGGCCCAAGTCATTTAGCCCATGgaagaattgggatttgaacccatatgtCTGGTTGCTCGGTCTGTGTTTGTATCATTACATCTCCCTAAGGAATTCCTCAGCTTACTGCTCCCCTCCCATCCTCCTCCCCACCATGCTCATCCTGGTCTCTGGGCCTGAGTGGGCTTGAGCAGGGGGAAGGGCTTTGCCTCTGGTGGCCATGCTTACCTTTTTCACCAGGATCCCCCTTGGGTCCTGGGCGCCCATTCAGACCTGGGACTCCAGGCTGCCCCGGCTGCCCATCAGGAGCTTTGCACACACTCTCTGGCAAGGTGGAGCCCAGGCACACAGCCAGGACACAGGCTGCCAGCCAGGCCCACAAGGCCATCCTGCCTATGGGGAGAAAGGTCATACTGGAAGGGGTTCAGGGGCAGGTACCCCATTCATCCTGGTCTCATTCTCCTGCTCACAAGAGTGTCCTATTCAGGTCCAGCTGTGCCAGCCTAGAAAAGACTGTGGCCAGACATCTACCTCTCCCAGAAGAAGCCTCTAGCAGCACCCCTCCTTCTCACCCTCCTTTGGCTATACCTGGCAGAGGgccccacctcccccccccccaggtgctCCTGAGGACAGAGATAAGGATGGGATTCAACGGCAAAGGAAGGAGAGGTGGAGGGAAGCTTGGTGCTCTGCTGGGAGGGCCAAGGGACAGGAGGGAGCATTGAGCATGTGGGACCCCACCCTTATGCTGTATGAATTGATGCTCCAACCTATGAGACCTGGTTTTTCCCCCCTGTTCCCTCTCTGAAGTTctatcttcctccttcccccttctccctcatGGCCATCTCCGCCATTACCAGTGTCCCTTACCCAGattcccttcccctgcccccattGCCATTTGGGCTTAATCCCCCCCCCATCATCACTGCCCCCTCCCCAGATCTCTCATTCCATTGTCATTCTTCTCACCCCCTAATCATGGGAGTAGGTCCCAGACCCTTCTGAGGCAATGTCTGGGAGTACCCTGACCCTGACCTTGGGGCTCCAGCCAATACCCTCTCCCATGTAGCTGAACTCTCAGGTCTTACCTGCACTTGGGGTTCTGGGCTTGGGTGAGACTCTTCCACTGGCTGCCTGGCTCCACACTTTCTGCACCCTCAAGGAAGGGGAGCTATTAGGGCCTGGAGGGAAATGACCTTATCCTTCCTTTTCAGAAGGGTGCCAACTTTCGTATCCCTTCCCACTTCCCCTTTCTTGGTCTGGAGACCCTGAGGGGTTCCACTAGACAAACAGGCACAGTCAGCAAAAGTGGGGGGGTTTCTAAGAAATGAAAGGGGAACCTGGGGTGAGGGAGGCTCCCCTTGGCAGGCATCCTGGGGGTCAAGTGGTTGCTGGGTCAGGGAAGCAGTCTGGAGAGGATAACAGAGACACATTTGTGAAAACCAGAACCTCCTTGAGGAACCATGATGCGAAGGAAGAGCACTTAGGCAATAGTAAGGTCCCAGCTCTGACATGTCTTCCTGAGCCTGTTTCCTCTTCTCTGCAATGAGAGAGCTGAGATTACCTCTAAGGAACctctagttctaacattctaaaTTCTAGCATCTTTTGCAGATTTGACCTGAGTCCCAAATGGCTTCCTAGCCATAGGTCATCCCATATTTCAAGGTTCCAttcagctctggcattctgtgttTCAAGGGTCTTTCCAACACTGGTGTTCTTTGTTCTAATGTTCCTCTCACCTCCGACATTCTATGTGCAAAGGCTTCTCTCAGTTCTGACATACCATATTTTCAGaatcctctcagctctgacattttgtgttccaAGGGTCCTTCTAGTTCTGAAATTCTTTATTCCAAGAGACTTCTTAAACTCTGATTTTCTCTGTTTTAAGTCTCTTTCTAGATGTAACACTATTTTCttatgaaaacaattatattctACAAACTGGTAGGTTCCAGAGTTTCAAAAGGCCCAACCAAGGTATGGTATTCCTTATTACATCTGAAGGTTTACCTGAAGGTACTCCTATTCCCTCACTTCCATACTGTGGTTCTCATGAATGTAAGAGTCCCAGGTGCTAGAGAGATGCCTGactctatttccttatttttcctggtttttcttaTCAAAGTCTCCTGGTATGGCCATTTCTCAGCCTCTAAAGTTCATAATGTCATGGATTCATaaactgtcagagctgggaggggtcttagaacccagaatgtcagagctgggagagaccttagaacagagaatgtcagagctgggagagaccttagaacagagaatgccagagctgggagagatcttaggacagggaatgtcagagctgggagagaccttagaaaagagaatgccagagctgggagagaccttagaacacagaatgtcagagctgggaaaggccttagaacagagaatgtcagagctgggagagaccttagaacagagaatgtcagagctgggagagaccttagaacagagaatgtcagagctgggagagaccttagaacagagaatgtcagagctgggagagaccttagaacagggaatatcagagctgggagagaccttagaacacagaatgtcagagctgggacagaccttagaacagagaatgtcagagctgggagagaccttagaacccagaatgtcagagctgggagggagcttagaacagagaatgtcagagctgggagagaccttagaacagagaatgtcagagctgggacagaccttagaacccagaatgtcagagctgggacagACCTTAGAACATAGCTCCCTAAAGTCACAAGGCAGGTCATAACAGaactagagttcaaatttgggtCCTCTGACTTTACAATTGGTACTCTTGGCATCACATCTGGATGCCTGCTTTCCCTTATCCTAGATGACTGTGGGATAGGTTTGATGGTGGTGCTGTGCTTGAGGAATGTAGTCAAAGTCACAAACTACCACCATAgccctcaattcctcatctatccagtgagctggggaaggaaatatcaaaccactccggtatctttgccaagaaaaccctaaacagggtcatgaagagttggacatgactgaaacaagtgaGCAACCATCTCCACAACAAtgagagctgtcccaaagtgaGGTGAGCAGCCTTGGGAGGCACTGGGCTCCCTTTTGCTTTAGGAGGACTTCCaacagaggctggatgaccactttttAGAGGGGTTCATGTTCCCATGGAACTTAGACTAGAAGTTTTCTGAGCCCTTCAAGCTGATGACTCTTTGAGAGGAAAAGGGTTTGATTGCAGGGATGGAGCATAGTACATGTTTAGAACACTCGCTTTGAAATATGTggacttgtattcaaatcctacttttttaACATGTGTGTCCTTGGGAAGTCATTTGatccctctgtgcctcagttttgtctTCCATAAGATGACAAAGATTGGGAGTGGATGGATCCAGAGGATAGTCTAAGGCCCCCTCCAActttaaatctctgatcctgtGTATGCACTTACTTGCTTCCCATTATTTGTGCCTTTCCCAGAaatactctctcttctcctctttccatCTCCAAATCCTTTACGTCCTTCAAGGCTCCACTTAAgccccacctcctccaggaagtctttccttaCACCTTTATTCCTGTACTCCCTTGCACCCCAGGCTATACTATATTCTTTGTTCCTCAGGTGATAGTGAGTTCACTCTTGCCAGAGGTGGGCAAGTCAAAAATAGATAATGACTCTGTTAGGGGATGCTTTGATGGGGATTCCTAAAGTAGGCAAGCACTTGGGCTGGAGGCCCTCAGGGCTCCCTCAGCCcctctttctacattttctaTACCACCCAGAGTTCATATCTTCTTCTCCAGACCAGTTGGAGAACATTCCATCTCTAATGAGGAGGGCAATGGCAGAATGACCTTGGGTGTGAAGCTTGGCCCTGCTCCCTGCTCCCAGTTCCCTTCtctcagtttccatttcctcctctgtaaaatgaggaggctgacTTAGATGGTATTTAAGAGTCCTTCTGCCTCTAAATCATGTCACTCTTCCATGTCTATCTAGCCTCCTTCCAAATGCCATCCCTCTACTTGCTCCATGAGGATGCCTGAGTAGTATGGAGGAGCACCTTTGTCCCAGACAGGGTTCCTGGAGGGTAGAGAGGTCAGAAAGCCATCCTGACCAGTCTGTGGATCTCCTGCCCTCTGGCAGAAGCTTTTTAGAGGCCAGGGAGGTCCACCTTCTCCCCCACAAAATGCCACAGAACAGCCAAAGGAATGGAGGGTGGATGGTGGATGGGACATGGT from Monodelphis domestica isolate mMonDom1 chromosome 4, mMonDom1.pri, whole genome shotgun sequence includes these protein-coding regions:
- the C1QA gene encoding complement C1q subcomponent subunit A encodes the protein MALWAWLAACVLAVCLGSTLPESVCKAPDGQPGQPGVPGLNGRPGPKGDPGEKGAPGVRTGIRGLKGDEGEPGFPGKPGNRGFGGPPGPQGPQGSPGEKGSKGEMGRIQNQIKPAFSAVRKNPQENGNVVIFNNIITNQEDCYQSHTGKFICNFPGYYYFTFHVVSNGDLCLYIVSSNGGQTKRSLGFCDSNSKGIYQVNSGGIVLKLIEGDQVWIEKDLQRGSRIYSGNDADSVFSGFLLFPSN